ACCTTCATCAGGTGAAGAAATCTACCATTGAGGGCATCTACTGACACTCACCACTTTTTTTCTCCCCAGATCTCCCACACACCATTACAAACCTCCCCTTCAGGGTCCCTCACTACCTACGTTTCCCACAAACAGCATACTTATAGGTATTAAAATTGCTACTTCTACTCTACAGGACACTGGGGTGGGGGCATGAGTTTCTTGGAGAATTTCGATCATTGCCTTATTTCTTTTAAGAGGACTAATACTTCCTTATGCTTCATGGGGGAACCCAGCCCAGCAACATTCCAAGAAACTATTATAATACACCTTTTTGCTAGTCAGTCACCCCTTTCTCAAACTGCACTCACCTaccaccagggccgctgagagactgggccggggccccactgctgcccccccccctaagGTCATCGTCatcgctgcccccctccatccaccaccgggccaggcccccccctgaattaaaatcatagcacctcacctcgacctcgctctatgtgaaagaagcgcagcagcggcagtctgcagatcgcctcccttcgggccttccctccctgtgccccccctcttggcggccctgcctacCACCTACTCACAAATTTGTTCCAGCTATCCCTGGTCAAGTcacagtctgccctccttcaatatTCATGCACCCCTATGACCcaggggtggagaatgagcaGGTTATGGACAAAAGAGGActtgcagttagcacatggtaagttACCATATACTATCACCGCTGCATACAGCATGGATGCACTTACCTCTTTCTCACAGAGACAGTAAGTATATTATTGTGTTATCACTGTGCCATTGCTGCAGCCttctgcttttaaaaaaaaaattcccctcaATAATTGATCAGTATTCTGACCCCCACACCCCGATCAGCATATGTGATATGAGTGCATGCTCCTTATTTGGCAACTTGactccctagtggtagtaccataagACTATCACTAGGGGAcagagctgccattttgaacctgggctGGTTACAAGGTAAGTGCATCTGAAGATTGCTCCTTCTCCAGCACAAACCCACCAAGGACACCCCTGGGAAAGGGTTAGAAGAGGTGGATAGAAACTGGTAAAAGAGAGTACAGGGTGGGTGAAGACGATCCGAGAGACGGAGGGCTTGGAAATTGCTGATCAGGGTTGGAAGTGTTCAGGATGCTGACTAGAATGGGGGGATTCGGAATGCTGATCAGGCAGGTCTGTATgtgattggtggtggtagtgggggggggggggtctgaatgcTGATTGGGGATTGAAGATGTTGATCAGGGGAATCTCATAGAtataggaggcactaagtgcaGATATGAGACACCACctgttaatctgaatgttaacacatgacctgcaattttaaaaaaattgtggtATTCAGTGTTAGTTTTGGGCTTACTGCACATGAAAATTCTGTGTTATGGCACATTAAGCCTAaaacttaatgcattttagtagaagggcccctatgtCAAGGTACATAAAGGGGTTAGTTTTGGTATTGTTAAGCCCAGCTGTGCAAAATTTGCAATGCTGAAAAATGTGCccataaaaaaaagtttagttTAGCATTAAAAATCTGGCAAATTTTCACTATAAAGTTTTCAAGAATTGGTAATCCTGTCTAAAATCATCTTTGCTGTATTTCATAATTGCATTGTAATATAATTCTATTGTTTTCTCTACCACACATTAGACATTAGTGTCTGCTCACTTtcacatggcccataggtataaaataggtcacaccgcatttagcatgtgctaagctttagtaaaagagtcatTAGATTTTGATTCGTTTATTCTTGtcttgatataatgcctttgctGATGAGCTAatcaaagcagttaataaataaaatatcatggTAAAGGCGTGCCAAATTATTAAAATAGACAAGTCACATTCACAGCCTGCTTTTCTAATGtactcaaaggggtccttttactaagatgcattaggCGCTAACCCGCATAGGCATCCTGGTGTAAATCTGAAATCTGCACATGCTAAGCGGGTGCTAAAATaacatttctaattttttttgaAAGGGTGTGTTGGGGTTGAGAGTGGgcgttcctgcactaaccagttagtacacAGATACCGTGTGAGCCCTTCCCACCCACACGATAGGTGgttgtaagtgctcacacagggctccttttacaaaaatggcttacggtagtgtaggcgtgggttttctgatccatttttcagcgcacctgtaaaaaaaatgccttaaaaaaattttttttgacaaAAACAgacgtggcaaaatgaaaattgccgcacatccattttgggtctgagaccttaccgccagccactgacctagcggtaaagacttgttcggcaatgacctatgcacgccaaacaCCACGGCGTGCGTCTGttacgcacatccaaaaataaaaaatattttgcggatgcacgtattggacatgcaccaaaaatgaaattaccgcaagagccacgtggtagtcagatggtaactctattttggcacgcattgggcgcacatagacgcttacgcggcttagtgaaagggcccctcagtaattTTGAAAAATGGCTTTGTGCTaacggcaacattagtgcatgagaaACCACCACTAAGCAAATGGAGGTGAATAAATCTCACTAATAGGAAACAAAATCACTATCACTATATTTTTTCCCATGTGGTAATCTTTATCATGATCCTTAACCATCACCAAAAATATCAAGcactttatattaaaaaaaagtttgaaaatgtgCTCTCATATGTGCTCAAAAGGACAATCACAGACCTGCTGGCCTTATGCTATGTCCACAGGCATATAATCATCACACATTTCTCTATTTTTTGTGCTAACATTTAACATGTGCTTACTTactcccttgtttactaagcagtgctagtgGCTGCGGTGTGCTAATGGCGacatattcactttgaatgggctgtgttgacattgtcGCGCGGCTTAGtagccggtggtgggggggggttagtgataaataaaaattacttaaCTCACTGAATAGTAGAGTGTTGGAACCCAATACTCTACTATTCAGCaagttaaacaatttttatttatcaCTAAATAAGCACATGTTAAATATTGGCACAAAAAATAGTGAAATGTGCGATGATTATATGCCTGTGGACATAGCATAAGGCAGCAGGTCTGTGATTGTCCTTTTGAGCACATATGAGCACATtttcaaacatttatttttatataaagtGTTTGATATTTTCAGTGATGGTTAAGGATAATGATAAACATTACTCTATAGAAACATTAgtgcaaaaaatataaaaacagctatttttatgACTGTggtgaaaaatggccttagcatgcttgAGAGACccactttttattgcagtttagtaaaaggaccccaaagtgaggtataaaaataaagcaaaaaacaataaaaaccagATGATACAATTTAAACAAGCAAGTAATAGTGGAGGATGTAGGTGGCTATATGAGAGatgtttttatttgatttaatgtgTAGTTGATATTATTTTTGGTTGTTATTCACTGTTGCATTAGTTTGTACTTGAAGTAGAAATAAAATTAATGGGGCCAATACTAAATCTGCAGTGGTCagtgggttttaaaaatgttgacAGTCACAGACAAAAAAACCCACTAGGGGGTGCCCTAGTGTGCTTATGCCAGTCCTAAAGCTTTCATCAGAGCCAAGGATAGCCTGCATGGAGTCTGCCTTCCTGTAGTGAAGAGGGCTGGGCTTAAGGAATTTCTTTCTACTATGGCTAAGCTACCCTCCCCACTACTCTACGTTATTTGCTCAGGTGTCAAGCACCCCATGGCCTAGGTAGCCACCTAGCCAATAACCAAGCCTTCACAAGGTTTGAATAAGCAAAATACCATTTATTCTGGGTATAACTTTCATTCACTTTAAACAGTGTTGCTAACCTTCACCTTCCAGAGAGAAACATAATGCAACAGAAGTATTTCTTGGCTTCCCACcacacttatataggagaaaatcAACTAGACCCATGCTCCTTATTACAAGCTTGTAGAAAGTACCTTATATAACATACAAGGTTCCTTTAAACACATCTTCTTCTTCTATTACTCCTGTCCCAAACTTACTACTCACAAGCTTCTATCTGGTTTACTTTAGGGCTACTGTTTACACCCAAGAGCAGTTCCCCAAACAACACTCCCCTTTTCCTAACCCAGGGCAGTTCCAAACCCCACCTAGGCTACCAAGTACAACCTTTCTAGGCTTTTACAAACCTTAGCTTTTACCTGCCTCTGGCCTTGTATTCCTTTTAGGACTATCAGTAACCCTGGAATTTTcaaccccttctctctctctggcagCTCCTTCTTATAATGGCTGTTAGACCTGCTAGAGTATTTCCAACCACACTCCTTTCCTAGAGCTACTATGGTGATGAGAACAGTAGCTTTCCTACCTAGGGAGAAACAGGCTTTTGCATAACATCTCCCAGTAGATGCAGTTTCCTTCCTAGGCTGCCTGCCCAGCCATCCTGTTCCAACTACCCCTCTCCCAAGACTTATCGTATTTGGCTACAGGGATTTTTGCTGGAAGTAGATGGGGGATCTGTAATTTTTAACCTTTGTTTCTGCTTTTCCTTTGGATATCTGAAGAggcttcattttcaaagcacacagacttacaaagttccataataacATATGTAAATTTAtgttatgtgctttgaaaatgaacacccaAATCAAGTTTCAACTGGGTAtagccaaacctggtcctagaagcacctcagccaggcaggttttcaggatacctgacatgaatattcatgagatggatTAGcaagcagtggaagcagtgcatgcaaatctctcatgaatattcatggtcgatatcctgaaaacttgagtggctggggtgcctccaggaccaggtttgggaatcactggcctaACCCAGCTGGTGGATACTGGCACTGAACACTGaggaatcagcactaattggcaatgctGTCTGGTTAGTGGCATATTCAGTGTACTAATCTGATAGCTAATCGGATAAATTTAGGAAAGTCTTGTTGCTGGTCAAACTTGATCCAGTTAGCAaatctgaatattgccagttaattGGATAACCTCTTGCCCTGCCCAAGCTCTCTCCATGAACTGACCTGGAACTGTCTGGTGGTGCTGAATCAGAGGGAATGTTCAGTGGTGAATATTCCTCTAGCTGGGCTTAATCAGTAGTAGCTGCTAACTGgataaatgcctttgaatatcgTCTGGATCCTGgaataaagaataataaaatagATTAAGCTAAGGAGAAATAACCATACACCAATTCAGATTACTAAGATTGTTGAAAACCCATTTTATCAATTAGACCAGTCAGATTTCAAGTGTATCCAAACTACAAGGGCGGCCGACGGAACTTTATCTGCGGCACAGTCGCCGTTCTGGGGGCAGGTTACGTTTTCCGTGGGGGCGGAGCGTCGGTGGCCACTAGAATGCGAGAAGGGGGCGTGGTAGCTTCGGTGGAAATCATTCAAAATCCTGGGGCTTTCAGTGCAATAAATCCTGCTCATCTGCCGCTGCTTTCATGTTTACGGAGCGCAGTTTGTCCAGCGCTTAAGTTCTGCAAATCAGCTCGAGCGGcagagtaacttttttttttttaatccgctTCTGAGCTACCATGCCAGCCGATCTCCTGCGTCAGCAGACTCAGCGGCTACTGCAAGACTACTTCCAGCACTACGGCGGCGGCGCCGGGAGCTGCGACCAGCAGCAGCCTTCCTCTCCTAGTCTCCCGTGCACCCTGCCTCCGCCGGCGGCGGCTACGCTGCGTCGTGTGAGCTCCGAGGTGCTGAGCCTGAACCGCGATTTCTACTCCTCCTGCCTGGCTGCCGAGTCGCTCTGCCGCCAGGAGCCTGGAGCGCTGCTGCTCACTGTGGCCCGCCAGCTGGAGGCGGAGGGCGGCCTGAACTGGGGACGGCTCGTGTCGCTCATCGTCTTCGCCGGGGTCCTGCTGCAGCGGGTGGGCGACGTGGAGGGCAGGCTGACAGAGGTTCTGTGCGACTACCTGACTAAGGAAAAACGCTCGTGGCTGGAGGAGAACGGGGGCTGGGTGAGTGCTTCAGGGACCCCTCTTTGTTCGGCTCTcactctctggggagccagcttTTAAGCACTAGCAAATTAAGCAGAAAGATGGTAAAaaacggatacagcgggatcctcgggatcttcccggattggggggtgggggggggtggaggttgaaTAGCCAAATACTGCATTGggagaaatttggggggggggggtggatggataATGTCTGTGGCCCCATGACTCCTTTGAATGACAGTGCGATGTGAGAGCTGTGCTGACAGCTAGACTGTGTGAACTGCTTGCCCGACAGAAACCTTTTGAGCGAGGAATGTTACCGAGTCAGAAACTGAAATGCAGACAAAGGCATTGTGGTCTACCACAGCGAGGCAGTAAATTCTGAGAATTTTTGGGATGTTTGAGGGTTTCCTTCCTCCCGTGGCTTGAAGCCAGGCACTGATCAGGCTTTTTCTCTTAGTAGCTGGGGTTGTAGGAGACTTGTTCTCAAGCAGGGAAATGGAACATTTTGCCAATGACTCTTTCCGAGGTGTATATTAATAAATGAGGCCAGGTATTTTTAGAAGTTCGTGTATTCTATTGTAGCATCGattttcttttgttctgttttctagcGTACTGGGCTCTTTATAAACTTCTAGAGAAGTCTGTGTTCCCTATGATAAGTCTTAAAGTTCTCTTGATGGCTTTAATTTAtgctttttattaaaaaaaataagtacgAGTGTTTGGGGGCAAAATGTAGTCAATAAAAGGAGAAACTTCCATATCTTTGGATGCTGGTCTTGCACCACACTACAGACAACAGTTCTTTAAGCTGAGAACCTATAAAGCTTATGGTGGTCTGCTGTATAAGAAGAAAGctagtatacagtgggggaaataagtatttgatcccttgctgattttgtaagtttgcccactgacaaagacatgagcagcccataattgaagggtaggttattggtaacagtgagagatagcacatcacaaattaaatccagaaaatcacattgtggaaagtatatgaatttatttgcattctgcagagggaaataagtatttgatcccccaccaaccagtaagagatctggcccctacagaccaggtagatgctccaaatcaactcgttacctgcatgacagacagctgtcggcaatggtcacctgtatgaaagacacctgtccacagactcagtgaatcagtcagactctaacctctacaaaatggccaagagcaaggagctgtctaaggatgtcagggacaagatcatacacctgcacaaggctggaatgggctacaaaaccatcagtaagacgctgggcgagaaggagacaactgttggtgccatagtaagaaaatggaagaagtacaaaatgactgtcaatcgacaaagatctggggctccacgcaaaatctcacctcgtggggtatccttgatcatgaggaaggttagaaatcagcctacaactacaaggggggaacttgtcaatgatctcaaggcagctgggaccactgtcaccacgaaaaccattggtaacacattacgacataacggattgcaatcctgcagtgcccgcaaggtccccctgctccggaaggcacatgtgacggcccgtctgaagtttgccagtgaacacctggatgatgccgagagtgattgggagaaggtgctgtggtcagatgagacaaaaattgagctctttggcatgaactcaactcgccgt
This genomic interval from Microcaecilia unicolor chromosome 1, aMicUni1.1, whole genome shotgun sequence contains the following:
- the BCL2L10 gene encoding bcl-2-like protein 10; its protein translation is MPADLLRQQTQRLLQDYFQHYGGGAGSCDQQQPSSPSLPCTLPPPAAATLRRVSSEVLSLNRDFYSSCLAAESLCRQEPGALLLTVARQLEAEGGLNWGRLVSLIVFAGVLLQRVGDVEGRLTEVLCDYLTKEKRSWLEENGGWDGFNRFFNRCGPDQVQQNGPVGHALMAAAGFGLAGLAILLVVR